A section of the Saliniramus fredricksonii genome encodes:
- a CDS encoding efflux RND transporter permease subunit: MASMSERSGDLAALCVRRPVLATVMSLLIVIAGMAAYLGIQIRELPDVDRPVVTVRTEFPGATPEAVDSQVTSVVEGAVARVPGLVSLSSNSRRGRSQVTAEFSDNVDMNVAAADIRDAVSAIRRRLPADAEEPAVVKADSDGQAIIRLSVISETLPIEELTAITENQIADRLAAVEGVADVQIWGLRAPQFQVTLDPAALAARGLAVNDVQSTLRDILVDQPAGTFRSGGQELLVEAAASARTVEAIADTFINPQTRIGDVADVRLAPADRDTVLRANGESGIALGILRQAQSNTIQISDGIQAAVDELSLVLPDGVTLQIRSDEAVFIRGAIAEVAFTLVIATLLVIAIILLFFRSVRATAIPAVTVPVALIGTLAAIWLMGFSINVLTLLALVLATGIVVDDAIVVLENIERRRKEGMGPLAAAVLGARQVFFAVIATTVTLAAVFVPISFLPGTAGALFSEFGFVLAAAVMLSSFVALTLVPMLSSRLLKSGERTPEEEARSARFDLLGRFGSGVAAIYGRLLTMALKAPLVVLVFAGVFALASVVAFRELPEELTPPEDRGFLLLFVSAPQGVDLDYTSRKAAEIEERIQPIVDRGDAQGLLSIVGLGSRSNTAFMIAPLSDWRDREASQAEITAEVRRSIADIVGVQAFVRTPNSLRIRGGGQGLQFAVRGSDFTGITVAAEELIRALEDRVPQLSNPSVSFDVTQPQLSVSIDRDLAADLGLTPENVALALQTMLDGRRVGDVSVADRSIAIQMRGPDDVIRDPGDLENLFIRARDNRLVPLSSVVTLEEVAVAPTLQREGQMRAVPINAGLEPGYDLRRAMTDVRAVASESLPQGMNIQFLGEAATLDQTSRGVALTFVFALLIVLLVLAAQFESFISAVVIMITVPFGLGAALIAMAMTGGSLNIYSQIGLVILIGLMAKNGILIVEFANQLRDRGAAVADAAREAAIVRFRPVMMTLLSTALGGVPLILSEGAGAEAREALGYVVVGGLILSVLFTLFLTPIAYAMLARFSRPRAAEQQRLDRELAYARALEEEFADRDAHDEAHDGTLSQPSRAPAE; the protein is encoded by the coding sequence ATGGCTTCGATGAGCGAACGCAGCGGTGATCTCGCGGCTTTGTGCGTGCGCCGGCCGGTTCTCGCCACGGTGATGAGCCTGCTCATCGTGATTGCCGGAATGGCAGCCTATCTTGGCATCCAGATCCGCGAATTGCCGGATGTCGACCGGCCCGTGGTCACGGTGCGTACCGAATTCCCCGGCGCAACGCCGGAGGCCGTCGACAGCCAGGTGACGAGTGTGGTCGAGGGGGCGGTGGCCCGTGTGCCGGGTCTCGTCTCGCTCTCCTCCAACAGCCGGCGCGGGCGCAGCCAGGTCACGGCGGAATTCTCCGACAATGTCGACATGAATGTCGCTGCCGCCGATATCCGCGATGCGGTTTCCGCGATCCGCCGGCGCTTGCCGGCCGATGCCGAGGAGCCGGCCGTGGTGAAGGCTGATTCCGACGGTCAGGCGATCATCCGCCTCTCGGTGATCTCCGAGACATTGCCCATCGAGGAACTCACCGCGATCACTGAAAACCAGATCGCGGACCGGCTCGCAGCCGTCGAAGGTGTCGCCGATGTCCAGATCTGGGGGCTGCGCGCGCCACAGTTCCAGGTGACGCTCGATCCCGCCGCCCTCGCCGCACGCGGGCTTGCCGTGAACGATGTGCAGAGCACCCTGCGCGACATCCTCGTCGATCAGCCGGCGGGGACCTTTCGCTCCGGTGGACAGGAATTGCTCGTCGAGGCGGCGGCGAGCGCGCGGACGGTGGAAGCGATCGCCGATACCTTCATCAACCCGCAGACACGCATCGGCGATGTCGCGGATGTGCGCCTTGCTCCGGCCGATCGCGATACGGTGCTGCGCGCCAATGGTGAGAGCGGCATCGCGCTGGGCATCCTGCGCCAGGCGCAATCCAACACCATCCAGATATCGGACGGGATCCAGGCCGCTGTCGATGAGCTGTCACTGGTCCTGCCCGACGGGGTGACGCTCCAGATCCGCTCCGACGAGGCCGTGTTCATTCGTGGCGCCATTGCCGAGGTTGCCTTCACGCTGGTGATCGCCACGCTTCTCGTCATCGCCATCATCCTGCTTTTCTTCCGCTCCGTGCGCGCCACAGCCATCCCCGCCGTCACCGTCCCGGTGGCCCTGATCGGCACGCTCGCCGCCATCTGGCTGATGGGTTTCTCCATCAACGTGCTCACCCTGCTCGCCCTGGTTCTGGCGACGGGGATCGTGGTCGATGACGCGATCGTGGTGCTGGAGAATATCGAGCGCCGGCGCAAGGAGGGGATGGGCCCGCTTGCGGCTGCCGTGCTCGGCGCGCGCCAGGTCTTCTTCGCCGTGATCGCGACAACGGTCACGCTCGCCGCCGTGTTCGTGCCGATCTCCTTCCTGCCCGGGACGGCGGGGGCCCTGTTCTCGGAATTCGGTTTCGTGCTCGCCGCTGCGGTGATGCTGTCCTCCTTCGTGGCCCTGACGCTGGTGCCGATGCTCTCTTCGCGGCTGCTCAAATCCGGCGAACGTACGCCCGAAGAGGAAGCGCGCAGCGCCCGGTTCGATCTGCTCGGGCGCTTCGGCAGCGGGGTTGCCGCAATCTACGGACGCCTGCTCACCATGGCATTGAAGGCGCCGCTGGTCGTGCTCGTGTTCGCGGGCGTGTTCGCGCTCGCCTCCGTCGTCGCCTTCCGCGAATTGCCGGAAGAGCTGACCCCGCCGGAAGATCGCGGCTTCCTGCTGCTCTTCGTCAGTGCGCCCCAGGGCGTGGATCTCGACTATACATCGCGCAAGGCCGCCGAGATCGAGGAACGCATCCAGCCGATCGTCGATCGCGGCGATGCGCAGGGATTGCTCTCCATCGTCGGGCTGGGTAGCCGTTCCAACACGGCCTTCATGATAGCCCCGCTGAGCGATTGGCGCGACCGCGAGGCCAGCCAGGCCGAGATCACGGCGGAGGTGCGGCGTTCCATCGCCGATATCGTCGGCGTGCAGGCCTTCGTGCGTACGCCGAATTCCTTGCGCATCCGTGGCGGTGGCCAGGGGCTGCAATTCGCCGTGCGCGGTTCCGATTTCACAGGGATCACGGTCGCTGCGGAAGAGCTCATCCGCGCGCTCGAAGACCGTGTGCCGCAGCTCTCCAATCCCTCCGTCTCCTTCGACGTCACCCAGCCGCAATTGTCGGTGAGCATTGATCGCGACCTCGCTGCGGATCTCGGTCTCACGCCGGAAAATGTTGCGCTCGCGTTGCAGACCATGCTGGACGGGCGCCGGGTCGGCGATGTCAGCGTGGCCGACCGCAGCATCGCGATCCAGATGCGCGGCCCCGACGACGTCATCCGCGATCCGGGCGATCTGGAAAACCTGTTCATCCGCGCCCGCGACAACCGGCTGGTGCCGCTCTCTTCGGTCGTCACGCTGGAGGAGGTTGCGGTCGCGCCGACGCTCCAGCGCGAGGGGCAGATGCGCGCCGTGCCGATCAATGCCGGCCTGGAGCCGGGCTATGATCTGCGTCGCGCCATGACGGATGTGCGGGCGGTGGCCTCGGAAAGCCTGCCACAGGGGATGAACATCCAGTTTCTCGGTGAGGCGGCAACCCTTGATCAGACTTCGCGCGGCGTCGCGCTCACCTTCGTTTTCGCGCTGCTGATCGTGCTGCTGGTGCTCGCAGCCCAGTTCGAGAGTTTCATCAGTGCCGTGGTGATCATGATCACCGTGCCGTTCGGCCTCGGCGCGGCGCTGATCGCCATGGCGATGACCGGGGGCTCGCTGAATATCTACAGCCAGATCGGTCTTGTCATCCTGATCGGTCTCATGGCCAAGAATGGCATCCTCATCGTCGAATTCGCCAACCAGCTGCGCGATCGCGGGGCGGCTGTCGCGGATGCGGCGCGCGAGGCGGCGATCGTGCGTTTCCGGCCCGTGATGATGACCCTGCTCTCCACCGCGCTCGGCGGTGTGCCGCTGATCCTCTCCGAGGGGGCCGGTGCGGAAGCCCGCGAGGCGCTGGGTTACGTGGTGGTCGGCGGGCTGATCCTCTCCGTGCTGTTCACGCTGTTCCTGACACCGATCGCCTATGCGATGCTCGCGCGCTTCTCCAGACCCCGCGCCGCAGAGCAGCAGCGACTGGACAGGGAACTCGCCTATGCGCGGGCGCTGGAAGAGGAGTTCGCTGACCGCGACGCCCATGACGAGGCCCATGACGGGACGCTTTCGCAACCTTCGCGCGCGCCGGCAGAATAG
- a CDS encoding efflux RND transporter periplasmic adaptor subunit — translation MAIWKQLIAACAALAMAFASWAWLAPASFPAPLRPLAERAGLLPEADDQQEARGGAPGGGPPGRGGGGPQQVITASVGEEVSSRRVQSVGTAEALRSVSLFAPTAGLVTEMLFTTGDRVAEDQPLLRLDAREETIAVEKAGIALQQARDQLGRFERLSQNQAVSTVQVEEARARVASAEAELRGAELDLDRRTLRAPFDGYMGIPKVTIGDRVTATTEVANIDDRSEILIRYALPERFAAQAQPGARVEATSIAFGVERFEGVIAEIDSRIDPQVRTLTIRAAIDNSDDRLRPGLSFLVETVFEGALQTAVPLLSLQWDRDGSYLWRVVDDRAQRVDVEILERGETRALVNGDLTPGDRVVLEGVQRLRDGAPVTIAEHHEADPGRS, via the coding sequence ATGGCGATTTGGAAGCAGTTGATCGCGGCCTGTGCTGCGCTGGCGATGGCCTTCGCAAGCTGGGCCTGGCTTGCGCCGGCGAGTTTTCCGGCGCCGCTGCGGCCTCTTGCCGAGCGGGCCGGTCTCCTGCCTGAAGCCGATGACCAGCAGGAAGCGCGCGGCGGGGCTCCCGGGGGCGGACCGCCGGGGCGTGGCGGGGGCGGGCCGCAGCAGGTGATCACGGCGAGCGTCGGCGAGGAAGTGTCGAGCCGGCGGGTGCAGTCCGTCGGCACGGCGGAGGCCCTGCGCTCGGTTTCGCTGTTCGCGCCGACGGCAGGTCTTGTCACCGAGATGCTTTTCACCACCGGCGACCGCGTCGCGGAGGATCAGCCGCTTCTGCGTCTTGATGCGCGCGAGGAGACGATCGCCGTCGAGAAGGCCGGGATCGCCCTGCAACAGGCCCGCGACCAGCTCGGGCGTTTCGAGCGCCTTTCGCAGAACCAGGCCGTTTCCACCGTGCAGGTCGAGGAGGCACGGGCCCGCGTTGCTTCTGCGGAAGCCGAATTGCGCGGCGCCGAGCTTGATCTCGACCGGCGCACGCTGCGCGCGCCCTTCGACGGCTATATGGGCATCCCCAAGGTCACGATCGGTGATCGCGTCACCGCGACGACCGAAGTCGCCAATATTGATGATCGATCCGAGATCCTGATCCGCTATGCCCTGCCGGAGCGCTTCGCGGCGCAGGCGCAGCCCGGTGCCCGGGTGGAGGCGACGAGCATCGCCTTCGGGGTCGAGCGGTTCGAAGGCGTCATCGCCGAGATCGATTCACGCATCGACCCGCAGGTACGCACGCTGACCATCCGCGCCGCCATCGACAACAGCGACGATCGCCTGCGGCCCGGACTCTCCTTCCTGGTCGAGACGGTTTTCGAGGGCGCGCTCCAAACTGCCGTGCCGCTGCTTTCGCTGCAATGGGATCGTGACGGTTCCTATCTGTGGCGCGTCGTCGATGATCGTGCGCAGCGTGTCGATGTCGAAATCCTGGAGCGTGGCGAAACGCGGGCGCTGGTCAACGGCGATCTCACGCCCGGTGATCGCGTCGTGCTCGAAGGTGTCCAGCGCCTGCGTGACGGCGCGCCGGTGACGATTGCCGAGCATCACGAGGCCGATCCCGGTCGCAGCTGA
- a CDS encoding universal stress protein, translating to MYKDILLAVDLGHPEDEEDAVRTVVEYARAFKSRVHIITVVPDFGMSLVGSFFPKGFEQGALAEADKQLHAYAQEKFPDEITRRHIVGHGVIYKEILHYAGVVKADLIVMSAHRLGLEDYLLGPNAARVVRHADCSVLVVRQGDAPR from the coding sequence ATGTACAAGGATATCCTTCTCGCGGTCGATCTCGGTCACCCGGAAGACGAGGAAGATGCCGTGCGGACCGTGGTGGAATATGCGCGCGCCTTCAAATCGCGGGTGCATATCATCACGGTCGTTCCGGATTTCGGCATGTCGCTCGTCGGCAGCTTCTTTCCCAAGGGATTCGAGCAGGGCGCGCTGGCCGAGGCCGACAAGCAGCTGCACGCCTATGCGCAGGAGAAATTCCCGGACGAGATCACGCGTCGGCACATCGTCGGCCACGGCGTGATCTACAAGGAGATCCTGCATTATGCCGGGGTCGTGAAGGCGGATCTGATCGTGATGAGCGCGCATCGGCTGGGGCTGGAGGATTATCTGCTGGGTCCCAATGCGGCGCGGGTCGTGCGCCATGCCGATTGTTCGGTGCTGGTGGTGCGCCAGGGGGATGCGCCTCGCTGA
- a CDS encoding TRAP transporter permease, with protein sequence MSNGAQGQAAGGATGQDQPAQVGSGLNDKDLQDLVASNDSGARAPQGFTAYVIAGVALAWSLFQLYIASPLPFTLSTWTGVQFTLNSAEIRSIHLAFALFLAFLAYPAFASSDRDRVPLIDWILAIVAAGAALYIYFNYRELSRRPGLPITQDLVAAGIGLLVLLEATRRALGPPLMIVGIVFMTYVFFGSSSWIPELIQWRGASFQRAMDQFWLSPGGVFGVGLGVSSAFVFLFVLFGSLLEKAGAGNYFIKLAFALLGHLRGGPAKAAVLASMMTGVISGSSIANVVTTGTFTIPLMKRVGFTSEKAGSVEVASSVNGQIMPPVMGAAAFLMVEYVGIPYTDVIRHAFLPAVISYIALLYLVHLEAVKADMQTLPKPVIRSFQVALLRMGIVVSSIVILAGVVYFGIRFVQTAIPGISAPVVLVLMAFAYLAMLWLAATKPDLEIDDPNAPVVRLPIASEVAVTGLHYILPIVVLVWFIMIEQLSPGLSAFYAVAILILILLTQRPIKALFRGLHSGEISAQARVGFDELVQGLIGGARNMIGIACAVAAAGIVVGTVTLTGLGQVMGEVVETLSGGNIFLILVFTALISLILGMGLPTTANYIVVATLMAPIIVELGQANGILIPLIAAHLFVFYFGIMADVTPPVGLASFAAAAVSRGDPLKTGFTAFFYSLRTVLLPFIFVFNTDLLLIGVDWIGGIWIFIKATLAMLVFAAATQGFFLVKSRLWETAALLLVTFLLLRPGFFMDQVVPPWQEVEPAQLYEVVGDLPDDAVIRLRVEGPSFRDGSMQEQLLAFDLGPAIDDPQMRYRQATDLPAMIEEDRVVLEEPFDPRSFAGRTLENVDFYDPDNPVVLTAVETAADQPMDEWFYIPAIGLFGLVYLLQNRRLKRKEAARKAHATQADAGEAATA encoded by the coding sequence ATGAGCAACGGGGCTCAGGGGCAGGCTGCCGGTGGCGCGACCGGGCAGGATCAACCCGCGCAGGTCGGTTCAGGCCTGAATGACAAGGATCTGCAGGATCTCGTCGCCTCGAACGACAGCGGCGCGCGGGCACCGCAGGGCTTCACGGCCTATGTGATTGCCGGCGTCGCGCTGGCCTGGTCGCTGTTCCAGCTCTATATCGCTTCGCCGTTGCCTTTCACGCTGTCCACATGGACCGGGGTTCAGTTCACGCTGAATTCCGCCGAAATCCGGTCCATCCACCTTGCCTTTGCACTGTTTCTTGCCTTTCTCGCCTATCCCGCCTTCGCTTCGAGCGACCGCGACCGGGTGCCGCTGATCGACTGGATCCTCGCCATCGTCGCCGCCGGCGCGGCGTTGTACATCTATTTCAACTATCGCGAGTTGTCGCGCCGCCCGGGCCTGCCGATCACACAGGATCTCGTTGCGGCGGGGATCGGCCTGCTCGTCCTGCTCGAAGCCACGCGTCGGGCGCTCGGTCCGCCTTTGATGATCGTCGGCATCGTCTTCATGACCTATGTCTTCTTCGGTTCGTCTTCGTGGATTCCGGAATTGATCCAATGGCGCGGCGCCTCGTTCCAGCGAGCGATGGACCAGTTCTGGCTCTCGCCGGGCGGTGTCTTCGGCGTCGGTCTCGGCGTCTCCTCCGCCTTCGTCTTCCTCTTCGTCCTGTTCGGTTCCCTGCTCGAGAAAGCGGGGGCGGGCAACTATTTCATCAAGCTCGCCTTCGCCCTGCTCGGCCATCTGCGTGGCGGGCCGGCCAAGGCGGCGGTGCTCGCCTCGATGATGACGGGCGTGATCTCGGGTTCGTCGATCGCCAATGTCGTGACCACGGGCACCTTCACCATCCCGTTGATGAAGCGCGTCGGCTTCACCTCCGAAAAAGCCGGTTCGGTCGAGGTCGCTTCCTCGGTCAACGGCCAGATCATGCCGCCGGTCATGGGCGCTGCCGCCTTCCTGATGGTGGAATATGTCGGCATCCCCTATACGGACGTGATCCGGCACGCCTTCCTGCCGGCGGTGATCTCCTACATCGCGCTTCTCTACCTCGTGCATCTCGAGGCGGTGAAGGCGGACATGCAGACCCTGCCCAAGCCGGTGATCCGCAGCTTCCAGGTCGCATTGCTGCGCATGGGTATCGTGGTTTCCTCGATCGTGATTCTCGCCGGCGTGGTCTATTTCGGCATCCGTTTCGTGCAGACGGCGATACCCGGTATCTCGGCGCCGGTGGTGCTCGTCCTGATGGCGTTCGCCTATCTCGCCATGCTCTGGCTCGCCGCGACGAAGCCCGATCTCGAGATCGACGATCCCAACGCGCCGGTGGTGAGGCTGCCCATCGCCAGCGAAGTCGCGGTGACGGGGCTGCATTACATCCTGCCGATCGTGGTGCTGGTCTGGTTCATCATGATCGAGCAGCTTTCGCCGGGTCTTTCGGCCTTTTATGCGGTTGCGATCCTGATCCTGATCCTGCTCACCCAGCGCCCGATCAAGGCGCTGTTCCGGGGTCTGCATTCCGGCGAGATCAGCGCGCAGGCGCGGGTCGGTTTCGACGAACTGGTCCAGGGCCTGATCGGCGGCGCGCGCAACATGATCGGCATTGCCTGCGCCGTCGCCGCGGCCGGCATCGTTGTCGGCACGGTGACGCTGACCGGGCTCGGCCAGGTCATGGGCGAGGTGGTGGAGACGCTCTCGGGCGGCAACATCTTCCTGATCCTGGTCTTCACCGCGCTGATCAGCCTGATCCTCGGCATGGGCCTGCCCACCACGGCGAACTACATCGTCGTCGCCACGCTGATGGCGCCGATCATCGTCGAGCTCGGCCAGGCCAACGGGATCCTGATCCCGCTGATCGCCGCGCATCTCTTTGTCTTCTATTTCGGAATCATGGCGGATGTGACGCCCCCTGTGGGGCTCGCCTCCTTTGCCGCAGCGGCGGTGTCGCGCGGCGACCCGCTGAAGACCGGCTTCACCGCCTTCTTCTACAGCCTGCGCACGGTGCTTTTGCCCTTCATCTTCGTCTTCAACACCGATCTTCTCCTGATCGGCGTCGACTGGATCGGCGGAATCTGGATCTTCATCAAGGCCACGCTCGCCATGCTGGTCTTCGCCGCCGCGACGCAGGGCTTCTTCCTGGTGAAATCCCGCCTGTGGGAAACGGCGGCGCTTTTGCTGGTCACCTTCCTGTTGCTGCGACCGGGCTTCTTCATGGATCAGGTCGTGCCGCCCTGGCAGGAGGTCGAACCGGCGCAGCTCTATGAAGTGGTCGGCGATCTGCCCGATGACGCCGTCATCCGTCTGCGCGTGGAAGGCCCCTCCTTCCGCGACGGATCGATGCAGGAGCAGCTGTTGGCCTTCGATCTGGGGCCGGCCATCGACGATCCGCAGATGCGCTATCGTCAGGCGACGGATCTGCCGGCCATGATCGAGGAGGATCGCGTCGTGCTCGAAGAGCCCTTTGACCCGCGCAGCTTCGCCGGTCGCACGCTGGAGAATGTCGATTTCTACGATCCCGACAATCCGGTGGTTCTGACGGCGGTGGAGACCGCAGCGGATCAGCCGATGGACGAATGGTTCTACATTCCCGCCATCGGGCTCTTCGGGCTGGTCTATCTGCTGCAGAACCGCCGTTTGAAACGCAAGGAGGCGGCAAGGAAAGCGCACGCGACACAGGCTGATGCCGGCGAGGCCGCCACGGCCTGA